A region from the Rhinoderma darwinii isolate aRhiDar2 chromosome 2, aRhiDar2.hap1, whole genome shotgun sequence genome encodes:
- the TMEM234 gene encoding transmembrane protein 234, with the protein MALSAGDALSLLFVAVLWGVTNPFLRRGAEGVERVIVEGRVRRLLYEAKFLISNYRYVIPFLLNQSGSVVFYLTLASTDLSLAVPICNSLALVFTIITGKILGEDLGGKGAFFGLLLTTLGISICVGSSVND; encoded by the exons ATGGCTCTTTCTGCAGGCGATGCGTTGTCTCTTCTGTTTGTGGCCGTACTCTGGGGGGTTACCAACCCCTTCTTGAGAAGAGGAGCAGAGGGGGTTGAACGTGTGATAGTGGAAGGGAGAGTACGGAGATTGCTGTATGAGGCAAAGTTCCTGATATCTAACTACAGG TACGTTATCCCATTTTTACTGAACCAGAGTGGGTCAGTGGTTTTCTACCTTACATTGGCCTCAACAG ATCTGTCACTAGCCGTACCTATCTGTAATTCCCTTGCACTGGTCTTCACAATAATAACTGGAAAGATCCTCGGCGAGGACCTAGGAGGAAAGG GAGCTTTTTTTGGGTTGCTTCTTACTACACTGGGTATTTCAATCTGTGTGGGAAGTTCTGTCAATGACTGA